A genome region from Microbacterium sp. CGR2 includes the following:
- a CDS encoding rhodanese-like domain-containing protein produces MIDRADYYAAKLAYETNPSDVYAAFKAGEEIVVVDVRSPDAWAQGHVAGAVLMPHSAIATRAPREIPEGSNVVVYCWSPGCNGGAKGALAFAKLGYPVREMIGGFEYWAREGYPVEDADGVHRRPIDPLTGIPRIRTRA; encoded by the coding sequence ATGATCGATCGTGCCGACTACTACGCCGCCAAGCTCGCCTACGAGACCAACCCCAGCGACGTCTACGCCGCATTCAAGGCCGGAGAGGAGATCGTCGTGGTCGACGTGCGCTCCCCGGACGCCTGGGCCCAGGGCCACGTCGCCGGGGCAGTGCTGATGCCCCACAGCGCGATCGCCACGCGCGCGCCGCGCGAGATCCCCGAAGGTTCGAATGTCGTCGTCTACTGCTGGAGTCCCGGGTGCAACGGCGGCGCGAAGGGTGCACTGGCGTTCGCGAAACTCGGCTACCCGGTCCGGGAGATGATCGGTGGCTTCGAGTACTGGGCGCGCGAGGGCTACCCTGTGGAGGATGCGGATGGCGTCCATAGACGGCCGATCGATCCCCTGACGGGCATCCCCCGCATCCGCACGCGCGCCTGA
- a CDS encoding cytochrome c oxidase subunit 4: MRDNVILWWILTAFFALVGVVYTGWNIIADPTLPLVNQIEWVGTVALFFSAFMAAMIAFYLDRTHSAQGGELPEDILTADIDDGDPELGEFSPWSWWPIVLAGSAAVFVVGLAVGQFLLPIGLAIFVVAIVGWVYEYYRGNFAR, from the coding sequence ATGCGCGACAACGTCATTCTCTGGTGGATCCTGACGGCGTTCTTCGCCCTCGTCGGCGTGGTCTACACCGGGTGGAACATCATCGCCGACCCGACCCTCCCGCTCGTGAATCAGATCGAGTGGGTAGGCACGGTAGCCCTGTTCTTCTCCGCCTTCATGGCAGCGATGATCGCCTTCTACCTCGACCGCACCCACAGCGCCCAGGGTGGAGAACTGCCCGAGGACATCCTGACCGCCGATATCGACGACGGCGATCCTGAGCTCGGCGAGTTCAGCCCGTGGTCGTGGTGGCCCATCGTGCTCGCCGGGTCGGCCGCCGTCTTCGTCGTCGGTCTTGCCGTCGGACAGTTCCTGCTCCCGATCGGTCTTGCGATCTTCGTCGTAGCGATCGTCGGCTGGGTGTACGAGTACTACCGCGGGAACTTCGCCCGCTGA
- the ctaD gene encoding cytochrome c oxidase subunit I produces the protein MSTTEAPHTDEASRSRPDALPARQAALMSTSRVEQKGNIVVKWITSTDHKTIGYMYLIASVLFFLLGGVMALVIRAELFAPGMQIVPTKEQYNQLFTMHGTIMLLMFATPLFAGFANAILPLQIGAPDVAFPRLNAFAFWLFLFGSTIAVAGFLTPQGAASFGWFAYQPLASATFTPGAGGNLWMVGLGISGFGTILGAVNFITTIITMRAPGMTMWRMPIFTWNTLITSLLILMAFPVLAAAIFAAAADRILGAHIYDPQNGGVLLWQHLFWFFGHPEVYIIALPFFGIVSEIFPVFSRKPIFGYKTLVYATIAIAALSVAVWAHHMYVTGGVLLPFFALMTMLIAVPTGVKIFNWIGTLWRGSVTFETPMVFALGFLVSFVFGGLTGVILAAPPLDFHLSDSYFVVAHFHYVVFGTVVFAMFAGFYFWWPKWTGRMLNERLGYVHFWTLFIGFHMTFLIQHWLGVDGMVRRYADYSAADGWTWQNQVSTIGAIILGASMLPFFLNVWITARKAPKVTVNDPWGYGASLEWATSCPPPRHNFTSIPRIRSERPAFDLNHPEAAEFATTAPGEREAH, from the coding sequence ATGTCGACAACTGAAGCCCCCCACACCGATGAGGCCTCCCGCTCTCGACCCGATGCCCTGCCCGCGCGCCAGGCCGCTCTGATGAGCACCTCCCGTGTGGAGCAGAAGGGCAACATCGTCGTCAAGTGGATCACCTCCACCGATCACAAGACGATCGGGTACATGTACCTGATCGCGTCGGTGCTGTTCTTCCTCCTCGGCGGTGTGATGGCCCTCGTCATCCGCGCCGAGCTCTTCGCTCCCGGCATGCAGATCGTGCCCACGAAAGAGCAGTACAACCAGCTCTTCACGATGCACGGCACGATCATGCTCCTCATGTTCGCGACGCCGCTGTTCGCGGGTTTCGCCAACGCGATCCTTCCGCTGCAGATCGGCGCGCCTGACGTCGCATTCCCGCGACTGAACGCGTTCGCCTTCTGGCTGTTCCTGTTCGGCTCGACCATCGCGGTCGCGGGGTTCCTCACCCCGCAGGGTGCCGCGTCGTTCGGCTGGTTCGCCTATCAACCACTCGCGAGCGCCACCTTCACCCCGGGCGCGGGTGGAAACCTCTGGATGGTCGGGCTCGGAATCTCGGGCTTCGGCACGATCCTCGGTGCGGTGAACTTCATCACCACGATCATCACGATGCGTGCCCCGGGCATGACGATGTGGCGGATGCCGATCTTCACCTGGAACACGCTCATCACGAGCCTCCTGATCCTCATGGCGTTCCCGGTGTTGGCCGCCGCGATCTTCGCAGCCGCTGCCGACCGAATTCTCGGCGCGCACATCTACGATCCTCAGAACGGTGGGGTTCTGCTCTGGCAGCACCTGTTCTGGTTCTTCGGGCATCCCGAGGTCTACATCATCGCGCTGCCGTTCTTCGGCATCGTGTCCGAGATCTTCCCGGTCTTCAGCCGCAAGCCGATCTTCGGCTACAAGACCCTCGTCTACGCGACCATCGCCATCGCCGCACTGTCCGTGGCCGTGTGGGCACACCACATGTACGTCACCGGTGGTGTCCTGCTGCCGTTCTTCGCGCTGATGACGATGCTCATCGCGGTCCCGACGGGCGTCAAGATCTTCAACTGGATAGGCACGCTCTGGCGTGGTTCGGTGACTTTCGAGACGCCGATGGTCTTCGCCCTCGGGTTCCTGGTGTCCTTCGTCTTCGGTGGTCTCACCGGTGTCATCCTCGCGGCGCCGCCGCTGGACTTCCACCTGAGTGACTCGTACTTCGTCGTCGCGCACTTCCACTACGTGGTCTTCGGCACCGTCGTGTTCGCGATGTTCGCCGGGTTCTACTTCTGGTGGCCGAAGTGGACTGGGCGGATGCTGAACGAGCGTCTCGGCTACGTGCACTTCTGGACACTGTTCATCGGCTTCCACATGACCTTCCTCATCCAGCACTGGCTGGGCGTCGACGGCATGGTGCGACGCTATGCGGACTACTCGGCCGCTGACGGCTGGACTTGGCAGAACCAGGTCTCGACGATCGGTGCGATCATCCTCGGAGCCTCGATGCTGCCGTTCTTCCTGAACGTCTGGATCACGGCACGTAAGGCGCCGAAGGTCACGGTGAACGACCCGTGGGGCTACGGCGCATCGCTGGAGTGGGCCACGTCCTGCCCGCCGCCCCGACACAACTTCACGTCGATCCCGCGCATCCGCAGTGAGCGTCCGGCCTTCGACCTGAATCACCCCGAGGCAGCGGAGTTCGCCACGACGGCTCCCGGCGAGCGAGAGGCCCACTAA
- the coxB gene encoding cytochrome c oxidase subunit II, whose translation MPSKRRLRWAAIPVGIVAAVALAGCTATELNGYLPGFAEGEPAVTNQTERVSSLWVNSWIVLLAVGVITWGLMAWAAIAYRRRKGQTGLPVQMRYNMPIEIFYTIVPLFLVLGMFFFTARDQAEIETKWEDPDVQITAIAKQWAWDFQYDAESDDDTVWTMGIQAQPDAEGNIDTAELPTLVLPVDQKVTIELRSRDVIHSFWIIDFLYKKDMYIGKDNSWSFIPTRVGEYAGKCAELCGEYHSMMLFNVKVVEQDEYDAYLESLKEEGNTGDITDAYDRLGNFPGTTGKTGSEEGEE comes from the coding sequence GTGCCCTCGAAACGCCGCCTTCGTTGGGCCGCAATTCCTGTGGGAATCGTGGCAGCCGTGGCCCTGGCGGGATGTACTGCCACCGAACTCAACGGTTACCTCCCGGGGTTCGCAGAGGGTGAGCCCGCGGTCACCAACCAGACCGAGCGCGTGTCCTCCCTCTGGGTGAACTCCTGGATCGTTCTGCTCGCCGTCGGCGTCATCACCTGGGGTCTGATGGCCTGGGCTGCGATCGCGTACCGCCGCCGCAAGGGGCAGACCGGCCTGCCGGTGCAGATGCGCTACAACATGCCGATCGAGATCTTCTACACGATCGTGCCGCTGTTCCTCGTGCTGGGCATGTTCTTCTTCACGGCCCGCGATCAGGCCGAGATCGAGACGAAGTGGGAAGACCCCGACGTCCAGATCACGGCCATCGCCAAGCAGTGGGCATGGGACTTCCAGTACGACGCCGAATCCGACGACGACACCGTGTGGACGATGGGCATCCAGGCTCAGCCCGACGCCGAAGGCAACATCGACACCGCGGAGCTGCCCACTCTGGTGCTCCCGGTCGACCAGAAGGTCACCATCGAGCTCCGCTCGCGCGACGTCATCCACTCGTTCTGGATCATCGACTTCCTGTACAAGAAAGACATGTACATCGGGAAGGACAACTCCTGGTCCTTCATCCCGACCCGCGTCGGAGAATACGCCGGCAAGTGCGCAGAGCTCTGCGGCGAATACCACTCGATGATGCTCTTCAACGTGAAGGTCGTCGAGCAGGACGAATACGACGCCTACCTCGAGTCGCTCAAGGAGGAAGGCAACACCGGAGACATCACCGACGCGTACGACCGCCTCGGGAACTTCCCCGGCACCACCGGGAAGACCGGTTCAGAGGAAGGAGAGGAGTAA
- the erpA gene encoding iron-sulfur cluster insertion protein ErpA, whose amino-acid sequence MSDTTLTPETTTSTAAHGISLTDAAAVKVKNLLEQEGRDDLRLRVAVQPGGCSGLIYQLYFDERYLEGDETVDFDGVEVIVDNMSVPYLDGASIDFKDTISEQGFTIDNPNAAGSCACGDSFH is encoded by the coding sequence ATGAGCGACACCACACTGACCCCGGAGACCACCACCTCCACCGCCGCCCACGGCATCAGCCTGACGGACGCCGCCGCCGTCAAGGTGAAGAACCTGCTCGAGCAGGAGGGACGGGACGACCTGCGTCTGCGCGTCGCCGTTCAGCCCGGAGGATGCTCAGGTCTCATCTACCAGCTCTACTTCGACGAGCGCTACCTCGAGGGTGACGAGACCGTCGATTTCGATGGCGTCGAGGTCATCGTCGACAACATGAGCGTTCCGTATCTCGACGGTGCATCGATCGATTTCAAGGACACGATCTCCGAGCAGGGCTTCACGATCGACAACCCCAATGCTGCTGGCAGCTGTGCCTGCGGCGACAGCTTCCACTGA
- a CDS encoding dipeptidase has product MTSPAVPSERDEAVLEAVATGIPSALSDLGRLVRIPGIAWPAFDQTQLERSAEAVASLADATGVFDEVRVLRAAIPGTEEHGQPAVLATRAARNGRPTILLYAHHDVQPPGDDALWETPPFEPTVRDGRLYGRGAADDKAGIMAHIASIRAVSEALGDDMDLGIAMFIEGEEEYGSRSFAQFLSDNKEALRADAIVVADSGNWDSVTPGLTVSLRGNARFTLRVRTLDHASHSGMYGGAAPDAMMATITLLSTLWKPDGSVAVEGMTERDAPTPEYGEETLRDEAGLLPGTTPIGDGTILSRIWNKPAVTVIGIDATTVEAASNTLLPEVTVVISARVAPGQTGEEAYAALERHLRAHAPYGADLTFSDVDLGDGFLVDTDGWAVALTRDAMRDGYGVSPVDLGVGGSIPFIADLVREFPAAQILVTGVEDPYSRAHSPNESLHLDTFRHAVATEALLLARMNTVEL; this is encoded by the coding sequence ATGACATCTCCTGCAGTTCCCAGTGAACGCGACGAAGCCGTCCTCGAAGCTGTCGCGACCGGCATCCCGTCCGCTTTGTCCGATCTCGGCCGACTCGTTCGCATCCCCGGCATCGCCTGGCCGGCGTTCGATCAGACACAGCTGGAGCGCAGTGCCGAGGCCGTCGCGTCGCTGGCGGACGCCACGGGAGTGTTCGACGAAGTCCGGGTGCTGCGCGCGGCGATCCCCGGCACCGAAGAGCACGGGCAGCCTGCCGTACTGGCGACGCGGGCCGCGCGCAATGGTCGACCGACCATCCTGCTGTACGCCCACCACGACGTGCAGCCTCCCGGGGACGATGCACTGTGGGAGACCCCGCCCTTCGAGCCGACGGTTCGCGACGGGCGTCTCTACGGACGCGGCGCCGCTGACGACAAAGCGGGCATCATGGCGCACATCGCGTCGATCCGTGCCGTCAGCGAAGCGCTGGGCGACGATATGGACCTCGGCATCGCGATGTTCATCGAGGGGGAGGAGGAGTACGGCTCCCGCTCCTTCGCGCAGTTCCTCTCCGACAACAAAGAGGCGCTCCGCGCGGACGCCATCGTCGTGGCCGACTCGGGGAACTGGGACTCGGTCACGCCGGGGCTCACGGTGTCCCTGCGTGGAAACGCCCGGTTCACTCTTCGGGTTCGAACCCTCGACCACGCATCGCACTCGGGGATGTACGGGGGTGCTGCTCCTGACGCGATGATGGCGACGATAACCCTCCTGTCGACCCTGTGGAAGCCCGACGGTTCGGTCGCCGTCGAGGGGATGACGGAACGGGACGCACCCACACCGGAGTATGGCGAGGAGACGCTCCGCGACGAGGCCGGTCTGCTTCCCGGCACCACTCCGATCGGTGACGGCACGATCCTCAGCCGGATCTGGAACAAGCCGGCCGTCACCGTCATCGGAATCGATGCCACGACGGTGGAGGCCGCATCCAACACGCTGCTCCCCGAAGTCACCGTGGTGATCAGCGCTCGGGTCGCGCCAGGGCAGACGGGGGAGGAGGCGTACGCCGCGCTCGAGCGCCACCTCCGTGCGCATGCTCCCTACGGTGCGGATCTCACCTTCTCCGACGTTGATCTGGGAGACGGCTTCCTGGTGGACACCGATGGGTGGGCCGTCGCTCTGACCCGCGACGCCATGCGCGACGGCTACGGAGTCTCACCCGTCGACCTGGGCGTCGGCGGATCGATTCCCTTCATCGCGGACCTGGTGCGCGAGTTCCCGGCCGCACAGATCCTCGTCACCGGCGTGGAGGATCCGTACTCGCGGGCCCACAGCCCGAACGAATCGCTCCACCTCGACACCTTCCGCCACGCGGTCGCCACCGAGGCTCTGCTGCTCGCACGGATGAACACCGTCGAGCTCTGA